CGGATCGGCGACGCTCTCGCGATTTGGGATCGCGTACCGCGTGACGCGCCAGCCATATCCGTTGCGGTGCGCGATGATCTGCCAGAAGCGATCCGGGTCGACGCCCGGGTCGGTGACCTGATTCGCGATTTTCGCGGCCCGCGGCATCAGCTTCACGATCGCCGCGTAACCGCCGGATTCGGTCGTTTCTCCGGCGCGGGTTGAAAAACAGTTGAAATACTCCGTTGACTCGATCTGGCGGGTCGTAACCTGATCGAGGCTCGCACGGATCTCCGCCGCGAGCCCGGCCGGCGCTTCGATCGTTTCGCCGTGTTTTGGATTCAGATAATAGTAGAGCCAACCGATTCCGCCAAAAATCGCAAGCAGAAAGAGAATCACGACCGGCCATTTTCCGAACGAGCCGAAGATGCCGAATGTCTTGTCGCGAACGTCGGCGCGATGGCTTGCGCGGCGCGCAGTGCCGCACTCGTCGCACGTGCCGGAATCGTCCGGATTGAGTTTCCAGCATTCGTGGCATCGCCAACCCGATTCATCGACGACCCGCGGTTGCTCGGCACTGATCTGAGCCGTTTCGGGTGCCGGTTTCGCCGCGCTTTCGACGTTTGCGGCGATTTCTGCCGGAGCTTTCGGTGCCATCGAGACTTCAGGCCTCGTTTCAGAATCGGGCTTCGGTAACTGCGTTGCGGGCGATCCGCAGATAACGCAGAATTTGAATGTCCGTTTGTTCAGAGTCTCGCATTTCGTGCAGCGCCATTCCATTGCTTCGTCCCCCTTATAACGGCAAAATAACATTATCCGAAAAAGATTTCACGGTGGCCCGGTTCAGATGTTAGAAAATGGCTGTCCGATCGGCGGGCGCACGGCGTGCCGAAGAAACGCGGATAAATTAACCCGGGATTACGAAACAGCCTTCCAATCGGGTTTCTGCCGAACGGCGCACCGAAGAAACACGGACTGAGCAGATCCATTTGGTTCAGTCGCTTGAAAATGCGTTTCCTGAAAGAGGCGGATTTTGAGAATTCTTGTCGTTGCGATCTTGGCGGACTTTGCGCGAGGAAGCGGATCGCCATCGCCGATCGAGCATTTTCCCGCGCGCAGAACGGAAAGCGTGCTATGTCCAGGCAACCAGCAAGGCCTTCAAGAAACGGCAATGGCACTTGCCACCGGCTTCGGCGAGTGGACAGCCAAAGTTAAATGCTTTCCGGCTTTAGTTGGTTAAAGCCGAGGGCATTTACATCTATTCGGGGCTGTCTGAAAAGTCCGTATTCCTGAAAATCGCAAACGGGAAAACATGTGCGGCAAGGCGAAAGAAACGAGCGCCGCCCCTTGTTGAACAACGCGTCATCATGCAAGGGTCCAACAATCAACGACTTACCTTCGACCCCTTCAGGGTCGGCGTCCCATCTGACTAAAATCCTGGGGTTACGCTTCGCTCACCCCAGGCTATTATCTGATTCGCTTTCAGCGAATTTATACACTTTTCAGACAGCCTCAAATTCAGCTGAGGCCAGTCGCAATTCAGGCAACAATCCAAGCGTTCGTATCCCGACATGGTTTTAACATAGCCTCTGAATCCAGTGGCAACCAGTCCCGCGAGCCGACTAACTGAAAGCCAGATCGTCGGCCTCCGTCTCGCAGTCGGTACAGACGAACCGATTGTCGAGATCCTCCTCGATCGCCCGCCGGTAATACTCGAGGGTCGCCTTATCGACATACAAGAACCGCCCGCACATCGAACAAGCCAGTTTGAAACGGTTCGAGTCGGTTAAGTTTTCGGTCGCGCTGTATTCTTTTGCCAGGTCGGCGTCAAATTCACTTCGTACTCTCATCGCTATACCCCCAGGGCGATTGTGGATTGGGGATTTCGGATTTGCGATTTGCGATTTGCGATTTGTCATTCCAGAAATTCCATACATTCCAAAAATTCCAGATTCCAAACCAACAATCCCAAGTCCGAAATCGCAAATCGCAAATCGCAAATCGCAAATCGCAAATCCGAAATCGCAAATCCCAAATCGCTAGTCTCTATGCCAGTAGACCCGCGCGAGTTTGTTCTCGTGCGAGAAATCGTAGCGGACGTCGCCGTCGAAGGCCCGCTTGAGCGATCTGCCGAGATGTTTGGCAAGATGTTCGGTCGTCGTGGTCACCGTCATCCGTTGGTTCGCGTCGTCCCATTCCATAATTCTCGCCAACGGATTGACCTCCATTGCCTTCGCGTTCTCGTTTTTCAGCAGATTTTTGATCTCCTCCTTGTGGCTTGCAAAGAACTCGCCGTCAAGAAAAACAAAGCCTGCCGGCTCGCCGGTTCGTATCTGGAGGCACGCCGGACATTCCATCGAATGCGGTTCGATATTCTCGAACCGAGCCGCGCTCAGCACACGCTTGTCGTTGGTCCAGTGACCCCGCTGATAGATCGCGCCGCAATCCTTGCAGACCGCCGGTTCGCTGATATGCTTGTCGCTCGCGTGCCCGGCTTCGTGATCCACGCGTTTGGTGAAATTCAGATTCGTGTATCTCTTTTTGCTTGGCATTGTTCACCTCCTACGCCGGCTCGGGCCGATTCGCGGCGGGCGCCGGGAACAGGGGTCGCGGCGCCCTTGGCAATTGAAATTCGTCACTTGGCTTCCTTGATCTCAAGCCGCCGGGCCGCGCCCTTGATTTTCGGCATATCGATCCGGACCTCCAAAACGCCGTTGTTGAAGAAGGCTTCCGCATTGTCGGCTTTCGCGCCGTCCGGAAGCGGAATCACGCGGTGGAACGCACCGTACGTGCGTTCGCTGCGATAGAATCCCTCTTTCTTTTCTTCAAGATCGTGTTTCCGTTCGCCGTGGATGATCAGACGGTGATGATCGATCTCGACCTTGACGTCTTCCTTCTTGACACCCGGCAGGTCGAGCCTGACGAGCAGTTCGTCGTCGCGGCGAGTCATTTCCGCCGGCGGCGACCATTGCGTCGCAACCTCGGCAAGTTCGTTCCAAAGCGGCATTTCGCGGAACATCTTGAACGCCGGACGGAACAGATCGGCAGCGAACATCGTCGGCATCAGACGGTTCATAAGCCCGTATTCGGCCATCGTTCTTTCCATTTCGTCCATCCAGTTACGCATCATCGTGACGGGATTCGCCCAGTTCAGTTCCGATTCCTTTTCGACGGGCTTTAGATGGACTTCAGTTTTGGCCGGTTCGGGATGTTTCACCGGCGCTTTCGCCGCCACGTGTTCGGCGGCTTTTGCCGGTGTTTCAGCCTTGATCGCTTCCTTCACCGGTTCTTCTTTTTTCATTTGCGCTTTCATAGTTTTCACCTCCGCAATCGTCTTCTTTTTCGGAAGACACCGATCGACCGGACAGACGCGGACTGCCCGCGTTTCCGCTCGATCACAATATCTATCATCGCAAGAATCGTGCCGAACGGAATCACCGATGTCCATTGGTTTTCCGGAATGATCGGTTTTTTGGGACGGGTGAAGTTACCCGATCAGTCTCAAAAAAGGGGAAAATTTCTGATTGGTTCAGGATGCCGGGAATCCGAGGCGATGCGCGACTCCGAACTGCTTCGCGGTTGCATACTCGACGCCGGCAGTCTCGGCAAATGAGTGAACCGGCACGTTCCCGATTTTCCATCATTCCGGCAACGGTCCGGAGGAATCGCGTCAGATCACTGCGATCCGAGCGCAAGCCGGAAGATCGCAAATCGTCAAATCAAAGTGCCCGGCGGCCCTCTGACTTAACCGGCGACATTGAGTGATTTGCCTTCTTCGTGAATCTCCTGGAGACTCCGCACCGAGATCGCCGCCTGCGACTTCTTGGTGTTGATCGCTTCGATCAACGCGTCGGCGCCGGTGATCGTGGTGACGCACGGGACATTGAATTGGAGCGCGGCCTTGCGGATCGCCTGCTCGTCGTAATGGGACGTTTGTCCGAGAGGTGTGTTGATGATCAGCGAGATCTCGCCCTGCTTGATCAGGTCGGCGATATTCGGACGTCCCTCGTTGACCTTGAAAACGGCTTCGCAAGCGAGTCCCACTTCGTGCAGGCGTTTCGATGTCCCGTAAGTCGCGACAAGGTCGAATCCGAGATTGTTCAGTCGCCGCGCAAGGATGACGGCTTGACCTTTGTCGGCGTCGTTGACGGAAATGAAGGCCCTGCCTTTCATCGGCAAAACGAGTCCGGCGCCTTCCATCGCCTTTCCGTACGCCTCGCCGAATGAATCTCCAACGCCCATAACCTCACCCGTCGAATGCATTTCGGGTCCGAGTACCGGATCGACACCGGCGAATTTCTTGAACGGGAAAACGGGCGATTTCACAAAGACCTTCGGCACGGTCAGGACCGGCGGGAGGTCGAAATCGGCGAGCCTCTTGTGCCCGGCCATTACGAGGGACGCGATCTTCGCCAGCGGAACACCGGTCGCCTTGGCGACGAACGGCACCGTCCGCGAAGCGCGCGGGTTGACCTCGATAACGTAAACGCGATCGTCCTTGATCGCCAGCTGCAGATTCATCAGTCCGACGACCTTCAGCGCGCGGGCGAGATTTTCGGTGTAATGGCGGATCGTCTCGAGGTGCTCCGCCGGAATGCGCTGCGACGGCAGCACGCTCGACGAATCGCCCGAGTGAATTCCCGCTTCCTCGATGTGCTCCTGGATTCCGCAGATCACGACGGTCGCATCGTCGGCGAGCGCGTCGACGTCGATCTCGACCGCGCGTTCGAGGAATTTGTCGACGAGGATCGGTTTCTCGGGCGAAGCGTCCACTGCGGAACGCATATATTCGTCGAGCGTCGCTTCGTCATAAACGATGGCCATCGCGCGGCCGCCGAGCACGAAACTCGGCCGGACGACGACCGGATAACCGATCTTGCGGGCGATGGCTTTCGCCTCTTCGCTTGAAACGGCCGTGCCGTTCGCCGGTTGCGGAATATTTAACTCCTGCAGCAGCGCCGAAAACCGCTTGCGGTCCTCGGCTAGATCGATCGAATCGGGCGAAGTGCCGATGATCGGCACGCCGGCGGTGTGCAGACGGTCCGCAAGATTGAGCGGAGTCTGCCCGCCAAACTGGACGATCACGCCTTCCGGTCTTTCGGTCTCGACGATGTTCATCACATCTTCGAAAGTCAACGGCTCGAAATACAGACGGTCCGAAGTGTCATAGTCGGTCGAGACGGTCTCCGGGTTGCAGTTGACCATAATCGTCTCGAAATCGGCGTCGCGCAACGCGAAACTCGCGTGGCAGCAGCAATAGTCGAACTCGATCCCCTGCCCGATGCGATTCGGGCCGGAACCGAGGATCATGATCTTCCGGCGGTCCGTCGGATCGGCCTCGCATTCCTGTTCGTATGTCGAGTAAAGATAAGGAGTGTGCGATTCAAACTCGGCTCCGCAGGTGTCGACGCGTTTGAAGACCGGCGAGATATCGAGATCCTTCCGGCGTTTGCGGACCTCGGCCTCGGTCGAATTGGTCAAATATGATACGCGTCGGTCCGAAAGCGCGAACTGCTTCGCCGATCTGAGGATCTCGCTCGGAACGTCCGCGAGGGCACGGCCGTCGATCCGCGCCTGAAGCAGCATAACTTCCTGAAGTTGCTCGAGAAACCAAGGGTCGATCTTCGTCAGACGATGGATCTCTTCGATCGTGTAGCCGTTATTCAAGGCATAGGTCAGATACGAAAATCGCTGCGAATTCGGCCGCGCGAGTTTGCGTTGCAAAACCGAATCGGGGACGTCTTCAAGCCGCAGAGGTTTCACCGCTTCGAGCGAACGCAGCCCTTTGAAAAGCGACTCTTTGAAAGTCCGTCCGATGGCCATCACTTCGCCGACCGATTTCATTTGCGTTCCAAGAACATCTTCAGCGCCCGGAAACTTCTCGAACGCCCATTTCGGGATCTTCGTGACGACGTAATCGATCGTCGGCTCGAAACTCGCCGGCGTCTTTTTGGTGATATCGTTCGGGATCTCGTCAAGCGTGTATCCGACGGCGAGTTTCGCCGCGATCTTGGCGATCGGGAATCCGGTCGCTTTCGACGCCAACGCCGACGAACGCGAAACACGCGGGTTCATCTCGATTATGCGAACGTCGCCGTTCTCCGGATTGACGGCGAATTGAATGTTCGAGCCGCCCGTTTCGACGCCGACCTTGCGGATACAGGCGATCGACATATCCCGCAAACGCTGGTATTCGAAGTCCGTCAACGTCTGCGCCGGCGCGACCGTGATCGAATCGCCGGTATGCACGCCCATCGGATCGAAATTCTCGATCGAGCAGATGATGACGACATTGTCGTTGAGGTCGCGCATCACCTCAAGTTCGTACTCTTTCCAACCGAGGATCGATTCTTCGATCAGAACCTGCGAGATCGGCGACGCCGTCAGTCCGCGTTCGACGATCTCCT
The DNA window shown above is from Acidobacteriota bacterium and carries:
- a CDS encoding Hsp20/alpha crystallin family protein, with translation MKAQMKKEEPVKEAIKAETPAKAAEHVAAKAPVKHPEPAKTEVHLKPVEKESELNWANPVTMMRNWMDEMERTMAEYGLMNRLMPTMFAADLFRPAFKMFREMPLWNELAEVATQWSPPAEMTRRDDELLVRLDLPGVKKEDVKVEIDHHRLIIHGERKHDLEEKKEGFYRSERTYGAFHRVIPLPDGAKADNAEAFFNNGVLEVRIDMPKIKGAARRLEIKEAK
- the carB gene encoding carbamoyl-phosphate synthase large subunit → MPKRTDIHKILIIGSGPIVIGQACEFDYSGTQACRALKQEGFEVVLVNSNPATIMTDPEIADRTYVEPLTVETVAAIIEKERPDALLPTVGGQTGLNLSVELHEKGILERFGVKLIGANIDSIKVGEDRELFKQAMDEIGIPSAKGGFAHNWDEAKRIVETTGYPAIIRPSFTLGGTGGGTAYNPEEFEEIVERGLTASPISQVLIEESILGWKEYELEVMRDLNDNVVIICSIENFDPMGVHTGDSITVAPAQTLTDFEYQRLRDMSIACIRKVGVETGGSNIQFAVNPENGDVRIIEMNPRVSRSSALASKATGFPIAKIAAKLAVGYTLDEIPNDITKKTPASFEPTIDYVVTKIPKWAFEKFPGAEDVLGTQMKSVGEVMAIGRTFKESLFKGLRSLEAVKPLRLEDVPDSVLQRKLARPNSQRFSYLTYALNNGYTIEEIHRLTKIDPWFLEQLQEVMLLQARIDGRALADVPSEILRSAKQFALSDRRVSYLTNSTEAEVRKRRKDLDISPVFKRVDTCGAEFESHTPYLYSTYEQECEADPTDRRKIMILGSGPNRIGQGIEFDYCCCHASFALRDADFETIMVNCNPETVSTDYDTSDRLYFEPLTFEDVMNIVETERPEGVIVQFGGQTPLNLADRLHTAGVPIIGTSPDSIDLAEDRKRFSALLQELNIPQPANGTAVSSEEAKAIARKIGYPVVVRPSFVLGGRAMAIVYDEATLDEYMRSAVDASPEKPILVDKFLERAVEIDVDALADDATVVICGIQEHIEEAGIHSGDSSSVLPSQRIPAEHLETIRHYTENLARALKVVGLMNLQLAIKDDRVYVIEVNPRASRTVPFVAKATGVPLAKIASLVMAGHKRLADFDLPPVLTVPKVFVKSPVFPFKKFAGVDPVLGPEMHSTGEVMGVGDSFGEAYGKAMEGAGLVLPMKGRAFISVNDADKGQAVILARRLNNLGFDLVATYGTSKRLHEVGLACEAVFKVNEGRPNIADLIKQGEISLIINTPLGQTSHYDEQAIRKAALQFNVPCVTTITGADALIEAINTKKSQAAISVRSLQEIHEEGKSLNVAG